In Lepisosteus oculatus isolate fLepOcu1 chromosome 17, fLepOcu1.hap2, whole genome shotgun sequence, a genomic segment contains:
- the gch2 gene encoding GTP cyclohydrolase 2 codes for MELHKAATEMNGVCNGKIVTEFNCRNGFSELAIEAKKAAVQCKHDKSRKKCEDESNLQALEDAYTTILQGLGENTDRQGLLMTPRRAAKAMQFLTKGYHETIYEILNDAIFDEDHDEMVIVKDIDMFSLCEHHLVPFFGRVHIGYLPSKKVVGLSKLARIVEIYSRRLQVQERLTKQIAVAISEALKPAGVAVVIEAAHMCMVMRGVQKMNSRTVTSTMLGVFREDPKTREEFLSLIKS; via the exons ATGGAATTGCATAAGGCAGCTACAGAAATGAACGGGGTTTGCAACGGAAAGATTGTCACAGAGTTCAATTGCCGCAACGGGTTTAGCGAGCTAGCAATAGAGGCGAAGAAAGCAGCAGTGCAGTGCAAGCACGACAAGTCCCGCAAGAAATGTGAGGATGAGTCAAATCTGCAGGCGCTAGAGGATGCGTACACCACCATCCTCCAGGGTCTGGGGGAGAACACCGACCGCCAGGGTCTGCTGATGACGCCGCGCAGAGCGGCCAAAGCGATGCAGTTCCTTACCAAAGGGTACCACGAAACCATCTACG AAATCCTGAATGATGCCATCTTTGATGAAGACCATGATGAAATGGTGATTGTGAAGGACATCGACATGTTTTCACTCTGTGAACATCATCTGGTGCCTTTCTTTGGCAGG GTTCACATAGGCTATCTGCCAAGCAAAAAAGTTGTCGGGCTGAGCAAGCTGGCAAG gattgttGAAATCTACAGCCGAAGACTTCAAG TTCAGGAGCGCCTGACGAAGCAGATTGCTGTCGCCATTTCGGAGGCGCTGAAGCCTGCAGGGGTCGCTGTTGTCATCGAGGCCGC GCACATGTGCATGGTGATGCGAGGTGTACAGAAGATGAATAGCCGCACTGTGACCAGCACCATGCTGGGGGTGTTCAGGGAGGACCCCAAGACCCGTGAGGAGTTCCTGTCCCTGATTAAAAGCTAA